A section of the Venturia canescens isolate UGA chromosome 11, ASM1945775v1, whole genome shotgun sequence genome encodes:
- the LOC122418180 gene encoding antichymotrypsin-2-like codes for MAIPAGEEKKFVKELLKSFSSEYFQALCAQVIDTDKTIAPLSSFITGSLLAYGARGETREEYFNKIGLPEDKTESAKIGYTQLLDELAKNGIRIEPKIRLPGQIKLNSDFAKFIKTVFRAELGVRQTTSLDVVKKANEHISFHNAVTFRPIWQIPFEPSDTVKRDFYVNQNPNIKVPPARLRMMYTEGIFRADDLPSEYNASFIELPLKTEIGDDRMSIFVIRMTSDYTGESQAFVEKIRSLDLTTLLKGPEKQLGVYLPKLKINFTYSLHVDKLAMRDATGKATGEPTKNEKGPIDFNGVASPSPQIETRTNVLIKIDENSEESFEPAADYDRAFLKSRDFEVNRLFVAHVVAIKDDKPTMLMSFSFPDRDFIHHADDSDSDESWEIDEDLSSGRACMII; via the exons ATGGCGATTCCAGcgggagaggagaaaaaattcgtgaaggAGTTGTTGAAGAGTTTTTCTTCCGAATATTTTCAA GCTTTGTGTGCTCAAGTCATCGACACTGACAAGACGATAGCACCGTTGAGCAGTTTCATTACCGGCTCCTTGTTGGCGTATGGAGCTCGTGGAGAAACGAGAGAAgaatatttcaacaaaattggTCTCCCCGAAGATAAAACTGAGTCAGCGAAAATCGGTTACACGCAGCTGTTGGACGAATTGGCT aaaaaTGGCATTCGCATAGAGCCAAAAATCCGCTTGCCTGGTCAGATCAAGCTCAACTCTGATTTCGCCAAATTCATTAAAACTGTCTTCCGAGCAGAGCTGGGTGTTCGTCAAACAACTTCGTTGGATG TGGTGAAAAAGGCTAACGAACACATCTCTTTCCACAACGCTGTCACCTTCAGACCAATTTGGCAAATCCCATTCGAGCCCTCAGACACAGTAAAGAGGGACTTTTACGTCAATCAAAATCCAAACATTAAAGTACCTCCGGCTAGACTACGGATGATGTATACAGAAGGTATTTTCCGGGCAGATGATCTTCCCAGCGAGTACAATGCATCTTTCATTGAGCTTCCTCTGAAG ACGGAGATTGGCGACGATAGGATGAGCATCTTCGTGATACGAATGACAAGCGATTACACGGGAGAGTCGCAAGCCTTTGTCGAGAAGATAAGGAGTTTGGATCTGACTACACTGCTGAAAGGTCCGGAGAAGCAATTAGGCGTGTATCTtccgaaattgaaaataaatttcacgtATTCGTTGCACGTTGATAAATTGGCCATG CGCGATGCTACTGGCAAGGCTACCGGTGAACCaacgaagaatgaaaaagggCCAATCGACTTCAACGGAGTAGCATCACCATCTCCACAAATCGAAACTCGTACGAACGTTCTAATAAAGATAGACGAGAACAGCGAAG AGTCTTTTGAGCCGGCGGCAGATTATGATAGAGCTTTCTTAAAATCAAGAGATTTCGAAGTAAATCGTCTCTTCGTAGCTCATGTCGTCGCGATTAAGGACGACAAACCAACTATGTTGATGTCGTTTAGTTTTCCTGACAG AGATTTTATTCACCATGCAGACGACTCTGATTCGGACGAGTCCTGGGAAATAGACGAAGATTTATCGTCGGGCCGAGCCTGTATGATAATATAG